From one Thermodesulfobium sp. 4217-1 genomic stretch:
- the tatC gene encoding twin-arginine translocase subunit TatC encodes MNEKEMSLVDHLNDLRKTLIIGFGSWFVGVVISWFFKDKVLDFITSSMPKGTLVYFSPLEMFTTDLKLSVVLGFIIMSPVIFYCIWWFLAPGLYENEQKFVKRWMPIMVILFFIGAIFSAKIILPFVLNFFVFHTTSFAIPKLAITNFISFYFLTIIFFGLMFQLPLVLSLLILLNIVSYPTLKKLRKFFYILIFLFIGFISPPDLFSQGIMFVPLMILFEIGMFISSRLKPMKF; translated from the coding sequence ATGAACGAAAAAGAAATGAGCCTTGTAGATCATCTTAACGACCTAAGGAAAACACTTATAATTGGTTTTGGATCTTGGTTTGTGGGGGTTGTGATTTCATGGTTTTTTAAGGACAAGGTCTTAGATTTTATTACCTCAAGCATGCCAAAGGGCACACTTGTTTATTTCTCTCCTCTTGAGATGTTTACTACCGATTTAAAGCTGTCAGTGGTCTTGGGATTTATAATTATGTCACCTGTTATATTTTACTGTATATGGTGGTTTTTGGCTCCTGGCCTTTATGAAAATGAGCAAAAATTTGTGAAGAGATGGATGCCAATAATGGTTATACTATTCTTTATCGGTGCAATTTTTTCGGCAAAGATAATTTTGCCATTTGTATTAAATTTCTTTGTGTTTCACACCACCAGCTTTGCTATTCCAAAACTTGCAATTACGAATTTCATATCATTTTATTTTTTAACTATAATATTTTTTGGACTTATGTTTCAGCTGCCATTGGTCTTGTCACTATTGATATTGTTAAACATAGTTTCTTATCCCACATTAAAAAAGTTAAGAAAATTTTTCTATATTTTAATCTTCTTGTTTATAGGCTTTATCAGTCCACCAGATTTGTTTTCACAGGGGATTATGTTTGTCCCATTGATGATACTTTTTGAAATTGGCATGTTTATATCATCCAGATTAAAGCCTATGAAGTTTTAG
- the prmC gene encoding peptide chain release factor N(5)-glutamine methyltransferase has product MIKKFKKKKISLNLRQFTNEISNLLKNNVNNSWLESRIILSHFFDISMVDMYLFDNIEVDSGKIDLIYQAVNSRLKNKPLEYIVGYKFFRFLKLRVDENVLIPRNETEEIIDMVKKLFPKAKYFLDIGTGSGAIALSIAKEIENSVVYATDISKEALRVAKTNARENDLENRVHFEINDLFPSEDAKFDVIISNPPYIDLNNIKLSLISEEIYFEPKIALFAENKGLYFYEKILSKAKDYLKFNGSCIFEVGFNQSREVIEIGNANGFRCFALTDIFNVERFVVCTLEMIK; this is encoded by the coding sequence ATGATTAAAAAATTTAAAAAGAAAAAAATTTCACTAAACTTAAGACAATTTACAAATGAAATCTCAAACTTATTAAAAAACAATGTTAATAATTCTTGGTTAGAATCAAGAATTATTTTATCACACTTTTTTGATATCAGTATGGTAGATATGTATTTATTTGATAATATAGAAGTTGATTCTGGTAAGATAGATTTAATCTATCAGGCAGTCAATTCACGGTTAAAAAATAAACCACTTGAATATATAGTTGGATATAAATTTTTTAGATTTTTAAAATTAAGAGTCGATGAAAATGTGCTTATACCCAGAAATGAAACCGAAGAAATAATTGACATGGTAAAAAAACTATTTCCAAAAGCAAAATACTTTTTAGATATTGGAACTGGCTCTGGGGCAATAGCCCTTTCTATAGCAAAGGAAATTGAAAATTCTGTAGTATATGCTACTGATATTTCCAAAGAAGCGCTAAGGGTTGCTAAGACAAATGCCAGGGAGAACGATCTGGAGAATAGGGTTCACTTTGAGATTAATGATTTATTTCCTTCGGAAGATGCGAAGTTTGACGTTATAATCTCTAATCCTCCATATATTGATCTAAACAACATAAAACTGTCTTTAATTAGTGAAGAGATTTATTTTGAACCAAAGATAGCTCTTTTTGCAGAAAACAAAGGTTTGTATTTTTATGAAAAAATCTTATCAAAAGCAAAGGACTATCTAAAATTCAATGGTAGCTGTATATTTGAAGTTGGCTTTAATCAATCAAGAGAAGTTATTGAAATTGGAAATGCCAATGGTTTTAGGTGCTTTGCTCTTACAGACATCTTTAATGTTGAGCGTTTTGTCGTATGTACTCTTGAGATGATAAAATGA
- a CDS encoding GntR family transcriptional regulator, producing the protein MPKTYKRRKHLLSDEAYEKLKKHIFLGKIKVGELETERGLAERFNMSRTPIREAILKLEKEGLVTVIPREGILIGSLNRFDLKEIFEIRRILEGFSAEKLARTKANIDLAKLEKIILNSEKRIAKKNYVGFVDLDREFHSTIAELTKNRYIVRFLDDTRDVMNLSGIKALTKSWDYEQVIREHIEVLDAIKKKDPQLARTAMDKHLINTFKAMIRILPKIED; encoded by the coding sequence ATGCCAAAGACTTATAAAAGAAGAAAGCATCTCCTTTCTGACGAAGCTTACGAAAAATTAAAAAAACATATATTCCTTGGAAAGATAAAAGTTGGCGAGTTAGAGACAGAAAGAGGACTTGCTGAAAGATTTAATATGAGTAGAACTCCTATTAGAGAGGCCATTTTAAAGTTAGAAAAAGAAGGGCTTGTTACTGTCATACCAAGAGAGGGCATATTGATTGGCAGCTTAAACAGATTCGATCTGAAAGAGATATTTGAGATAAGAAGAATACTTGAGGGTTTTTCAGCAGAAAAGCTTGCCAGGACAAAAGCAAACATAGACCTTGCAAAGCTTGAAAAAATCATTTTAAATTCGGAAAAAAGGATAGCAAAGAAAAATTATGTAGGATTCGTAGATCTTGACAGAGAATTTCATAGCACCATTGCAGAATTAACGAAAAATAGATATATTGTAAGATTTTTAGATGATACCAGAGACGTTATGAACCTGTCTGGCATAAAGGCATTGACAAAATCATGGGATTACGAACAGGTAATAAGAGAGCACATTGAAGTATTAGATGCCATAAAGAAAAAAGATCCACAATTAGCAAGGACTGCAATGGACAAACACTTGATAAATACCTTTAAGGCCATGATTAGAATCTTGCCAAAAATAGAAGACTAA
- a CDS encoding nicotinamide-nucleotide amidohydrolase family protein has translation MKVALLCVGSELTVGAISETNSNILSSKLEKYGHEIETIIVVPDDLAVISAQIQYLCEYYDFVFISGGLGNTFDDITREAVSNFTKLPLKKNLDLPEKMAYTIAGSEVFLNKVGLAPGLVVHFIGKKIILLPGVPAEFDYLLDLILDKLFLEIKNNLYIYYYHLLLKFERSVESDLPKDLLEDFEISMTILGLDSEVLLILKTDSSKKAAYWDRRLKKIFKDTLYYSGNSRSNFETEAYKVLKKRNQTISIAESCTGGLVSSRFAALPGVSSIYLGSIVTYSNDSKKKLCDFSGDSVSPEAALSLANASRKIFGSDWAIGVVCYAGPEGETVGQSYISIVGDASYSFEKLFKGDRVFIQKRAASFALANFLGVITKK, from the coding sequence ATGAAAGTTGCTCTTTTGTGTGTGGGATCTGAATTAACTGTTGGTGCAATATCAGAAACAAATTCTAATATCTTGTCTTCAAAACTTGAGAAATATGGTCACGAAATAGAAACAATAATTGTCGTTCCCGACGATCTGGCTGTAATATCAGCTCAAATTCAGTATCTTTGTGAATATTATGACTTTGTTTTTATCTCTGGAGGATTGGGGAATACCTTTGATGACATTACCAGAGAGGCAGTGTCTAATTTTACAAAATTGCCCCTTAAGAAAAACCTTGATTTGCCCGAAAAGATGGCTTATACCATTGCAGGCTCGGAAGTATTTTTAAACAAGGTTGGCCTGGCTCCTGGCTTAGTAGTTCATTTTATTGGAAAAAAAATAATACTTCTTCCTGGAGTGCCTGCTGAATTTGATTACCTTTTGGATCTTATTTTAGATAAATTATTTTTAGAGATTAAGAATAATCTATACATATATTATTATCATTTGTTGCTTAAATTTGAGAGGTCGGTTGAAAGTGATCTGCCAAAAGACCTTTTGGAAGATTTTGAGATCTCGATGACTATATTAGGTTTGGATAGTGAAGTCTTGCTTATTTTAAAAACCGACTCAAGTAAAAAGGCTGCCTATTGGGACAGAAGATTAAAAAAGATTTTTAAAGATACCCTTTACTATTCTGGAAATTCGCGTTCTAATTTTGAGACTGAAGCTTACAAGGTTCTTAAAAAAAGAAATCAAACGATAAGTATTGCAGAATCATGTACTGGTGGATTGGTTTCGTCGAGGTTTGCAGCTTTACCTGGAGTTAGCAGCATTTATTTGGGCTCTATCGTTACCTATAGCAATGATTCAAAAAAGAAATTGTGTGATTTTTCTGGAGATAGTGTCTCACCTGAGGCAGCGCTTTCTCTTGCAAATGCGTCAAGAAAGATATTTGGAAGCGATTGGGCTATTGGAGTAGTGTGTTATGCTGGTCCAGAGGGAGAGACTGTCGGTCAATCGTATATATCAATTGTTGGAGATGCGTCTTATTCTTTTGAAAAGCTATTTAAGGGGGATAGGGTCTTCATACAGAAAAGGGCTGCGTCATTTGCACTGGCTAACTTTTTAGGAGTAATTACAAAAAAGTGA
- a CDS encoding NUDIX hydrolase translates to MDRRKYPFPILAASGLLIEDGKILLVKRKSPPSIGRWSLPGGVVEKGESLKDAVKREFFEETSLSVEVVKLLTVYEKIEVQEDKVGYHYVILLYLLEYINGSLKANDDAKDASFFSRDEIMGLNLTDGLIEVLDDAFEKI, encoded by the coding sequence ATGGATAGAAGAAAATATCCCTTTCCCATTCTTGCTGCTAGTGGTCTGTTAATAGAAGATGGCAAAATTCTTTTGGTTAAGAGAAAGAGCCCTCCCTCAATTGGCCGCTGGTCACTGCCAGGAGGAGTGGTAGAAAAGGGTGAGAGTTTAAAAGATGCTGTAAAGAGGGAGTTTTTCGAAGAGACATCGCTGAGCGTTGAGGTCGTAAAACTATTAACGGTTTATGAAAAGATTGAAGTTCAAGAAGATAAAGTAGGGTATCACTATGTAATTTTATTGTACTTGTTGGAATATATAAATGGTTCTCTGAAGGCAAACGATGATGCCAAAGACGCTTCTTTTTTCTCAAGAGATGAAATTATGGGGTTAAATTTGACTGATGGATTGATTGAAGTTTTAGACGATGCTTTTGAGAAGATTTAG
- the thpR gene encoding RNA 2',3'-cyclic phosphodiesterase — MRLFIAYKIHINTAKDIYLNIVNFEAFKGHKIVDYNNYHITFKFLGDINLSAQIISDKLAESLCGVSSFHFYLSNEIGYMPSSHKPKLAYLKIYEEDDKFNGLFKNIDNGMGSLGFELGRMKFMPHLTLVRFREAKINHAILPTYIDKQSKTEVILDKVSLFQSILRPEGPIYKEVFSVKL, encoded by the coding sequence GTGAGATTGTTTATTGCTTATAAGATTCATATCAATACCGCTAAAGATATATATCTTAATATAGTCAATTTTGAAGCTTTTAAGGGTCACAAGATTGTTGATTACAATAATTACCACATTACATTCAAATTTTTGGGAGATATAAATTTAAGCGCTCAGATAATTTCTGACAAGCTTGCAGAATCACTTTGTGGGGTTTCAAGTTTTCATTTTTATTTGTCGAACGAAATTGGTTATATGCCTTCGTCACACAAGCCTAAACTTGCTTATCTAAAGATATATGAGGAAGACGATAAATTTAATGGTCTATTTAAAAATATTGATAATGGTATGGGCAGTTTGGGTTTTGAATTGGGCAGGATGAAATTTATGCCACACTTGACTTTGGTTAGGTTCAGAGAAGCTAAGATTAATCATGCTATACTTCCAACTTATATTGATAAACAATCCAAAACAGAGGTTATCTTAGATAAAGTTTCATTATTTCAAAGCATTCTTCGCCCTGAGGGCCCCATTTACAAGGAGGTGTTTTCAGTTAAGCTATGA